GAATATTGACCGATGGCAGATTAACATGGTTGCAAATATTCCGAGTTATTATGCTATGGGAGTTCACATCAGCAATAACTCCCTCAGCCGTTGGCGGAACAAGTGTTGCTATTTTGTACGTTCACAAAGAGGGCATTAGCGTTGGCAAAAGCTCGGCAGTAGTTATGGCAACATCATTTCTCGATGAACTATATTTTATACTAATATTTCCCCTTCTAGTACTATTTCTTGATAGTCAAGTTTTATTTTTAGCGCAAGAAACAGGACTTAATTTTAGAAACGAATTTCTTCTGTTCGCAATAATTGGATACTCTCTAAAGCTTGCATATCTGATACTATTAAGTTATGGATTATTTTTCAACCCTCGTGGTCTAAAATGGCTTTTGTTACAAATATTCCGATTACCCGTACTCAGACGCTGGCGACAAGGTGCCAACAAAGCAGGAACCGAGATAATCACTAGCAGTAAAGAATTGATAAGAAAACCTTTCGGCTGGTGGCTGCGAGCTTTTGCAGCTACATTTTTCTCGTGGACATCACGATACTGGGTTGTAAATGCAATGCTTTTAGCGTTTTTTACTGTAAAAGACCATATGTTAATATTTGCAAGACAGTTAGTTATGTGGATAATGATGTTAGTTAGCCCAACACCCGGTGGAAGCGGTTTTGCTGAGTATATCTTTACCCGATATCTGTCAGATGTTATCCCGGTAGATCCCACACTAATTGGACCTGTAATAATCGCAATGGCTCTATTATGGAGAGTTATAACCTATTATCCATATCTATTTATTGGAGCTATAATTTTCCCACGCTGGATAAAAACAAAGTTTAAACGTAACAAAGATTGAGTAGAAATAAGAATTGTGTTTACCTTTCTATCGCTGAAAATTACTCTAACCCTTAAAAGAGGATGCTTGCAAAAAAATCAGCATCATATCATTACTTTTTTAATACAATAATTGAACATAACATCATTTTCTCCAAACCATGTTTTAATTCTTTGATTTAAGCCAAAAAAACTATAATTTCGCAGGCTAAAAGACTCTAACAGATATTTTGTAAAAGCAAAGGGTAGAAAACAAAATGAACCTACTTCAAGGAATTAATAATCCGGATGACTTAAAAAAACTACCGATTGACAAATTATCAGCGGTTTGCGACGAGCTTCGACAATTTATTATTGAACAAGTATCGACAAACCCTGGTCACTTCGGCGCAAGTTTAGGAACCGTTGAGCTGAGCGTTGCCTTGCACTACGTTTATAATACTCCCTACGACAGAATAGTTTGGGACGTTGGACATCAAGCTTATGGACACAAAATACTAACTGGTCGTAGAGACCTTTTTTGCACGAATCGTAAGAAGGACGGTATTTCCGGTTTTCCCAGACGCGATGAGAGCGAATATGATGCTTTTGGTGCAGGACACGCTTCAACAAGCATTTCAGCCGCATTAGGAATGGCAGTCGCAGCACGACATCTAGGCGAACATGATCGTAACATAGTGGCGATTATAGGAGATGGAGCACTAACAGGAGGAATGGCTATTGAGGGATTAAACAATGCTGGGGCTCAAAACACAAATCTGTTAGTTATACTAAATGACAACGACATATCTATTGACCCAAGTGTTGGAGCATTTAAAGAGTACTTAATAGATATAGCAACATCAAAGACATACAATAGATTAAAAGAAGAGGTTTGGCATCTACTCGGCAAGTTCGATAAATTAGCCCCTAAAACTCGCGATATAATTCAAAAAGTTGATGCCGGAGTTAAGTCTATACTATTGAAACAGTCTAACTTTTTCGAAGCAATGAATTTCAGATATTTCGGACCTGTTGATGGACACAATGTAGAACACCTTGTAGCTATTATGGAAGATTTGAAAACCATAAGCGGTCCTAAACTTCTTCATATTAAAACAGTTAAAGGAAAAGGTTTCCCGAATGCTGAAAAGAATCAAACCATATGGCACGCCCCCGGACTGTTTGATAAGGTAACAGGAGAAAGAATCAGCACAAAAAAAGATTACCCCACTCCTCCCCGATACCAAGATGTTTTTGGTGAAACACTGCTAGAGCTCGCCAAAGAGAACAATAAAATCGTTGGAATAACGCCAGCAATGCCTACCGGCTGTTCTTTATGTATTATGATGGAAGCAATGCCCGACAGATCGTTCGACGTAGGAATAGCTGAACAGCATGCAGTAACTTTCTCTGCAGGTCTTGCAGCCGAAGGATTAATTCCGTTCTGTAACATCTACTCAACATTTATGCAACGTGCATACGACCAAGTTATTCACGATATTGCATTGCAAAACCTTCAAGTTGTTTTGTGTCTCGACCGTGGTGGTTTAGTCGGCGAAGATGGTGCAACACATCACGGAGCCTTCGATTTAGCGTATTTTAGAAGTATTCCAAATCTTACTATTGCAGCTCCAATGAACGAGTTTGAACTACGTAATCTTATGTACACAGCACAACTACCCAATGGTAAACCTTTTGTAATAAGATATCCACGTGGTAACGGTGTTAATATCAATTGGGAAAACAAACTTGAAGAACTTCCAATAGGTAAAGGAAATATATTGGTCAAAGGAGAAAAAATTGCAATTTTAAGTATCGGACATCCTGGTAATTTTGTATCAGAAGCTATAAAACAGGTAAACGAAGAAAATATTTTCCCATCACACTACAATATGCTATTTTTAAAACCTATTGACCAGGAGTTGTTGCATCATGCATTCCAAAATCACAAAACAATAATAACTGTTGAAGACGGAACAATAATAGGAGGATTAGGCTCTGCAGTATTAGAGTTTATGGCTGATAATAACTACAATGCAAAAGTAATTCGTCTTGGAATACCAGATAGGTTTATTCAACATGGTACACCTCAAGAACTTCATCAAGAATGTGGATTTGACACAAACGGAATTATTAAAACCATTAAAGCAAACTTTGCTGATTCATAAAACATAACATTACTATAAACAACTTAACACCTACGACTCCTTAAACTGAAAAAAGTATCAATATGAACAAAAAAAACTTGCTAGCCTATGCTGCAGTCACCACAGCAATGATTCTTTGGGCACTGTCGTTCGTTTGGTACAAAGAGGCTTTCGAAAACAAGTTTTCACCCATTTCAGTTATTTTTTTGCGATTGACCATAGCAACAATTTTGTTCATTATAATCTCAATAGTATTTAAAAGACAAAAGGTAGCTCGCAAACACTACAAACTTTTTTTTATACTGGCATTTTTCGAACCATTTCTCTATTTTATGGCTGAAGCACATGGACTCAAACATGTATCGGCAACAGTTGCTTCGGTAATAATTGCACTTATACCACTTATAACACCATTTGCAGCTTATCTGTTTCTAAAGCAAAAACTAAAGCCTTCACATTTAATAGGGTTAATTGTCTCTTTTGTTGGCGTAGGAATGGTTGTGTTTGCAGGCTCTGGTGATGTTTCTGCCAGCCCTTTAGGCATATCTCTAATGTTCGTAGCTGTTATATCAGCACTAGGCTATTCAATCACATTAGTAAAGCTGCTAGAAAACTACAATACCATGACTATTATGGTATACCAAAATATTATTGCATGGTTTTTATTTTTGCCATTCTTTTTGTTGTCTGATGTTAACACCGTTAGAAACATACCATTTACTTTTGAATCATATTATCCAATTTTGAAATTAGGGATATTTGCATCAGTCGTAGCATTTGCATTGTTTGTGTACAGTTTAAATCGTATAGGAATTACAATTGCAAATATGTTTACCTATTTAATTCCTGCGTTAACCGCACTGTTTGCCTTTGTTATTTTAGATGAAAATATATATTTGCAAAGCATTATCGGAATTTTTATTGTTATTTGTGGATTAGTTATACCCCACATTTACACATCAATACGAAAAAACAGAAATAATTAAAGTATATTCAATAACTAACCGATACATACTACAAATGACAAAACAGCGTTAAATAATATCTCAATCTCTTTTTGAATGAAAACAAAAATATACTTGTCGTTAATTTTATTGTTGTCCGCAATCACTTTATCGGCTCAAAGTAGATATATCGGGATATACAAGTTTTATGATTTGCCTCAATCGGCGCGTATAGCTGGATTAGGCGGAAATTCCATTGCAATACCAGACTATGATATAAATTTTGCAACAGTAAACCCATCTGCCCTAAAAGATACAATGAGCAATCTTTTTTCAATTAATACTGCACTATATCTCGCTAAAATAAAATATGGCAGTCTTACATGGGGTTATTCACTCAAAGATATGGGTAACTTGGGCATAAGCATTCAGTATTTAAACTACGGTTCCTTCGACCGTATGGACGATTTTGGATACAATTTGGGCACGTACAGAGGTAATGACTACTATTTCAATTTAATATGGTCAAAAGAGTTGTTCAAACATATACATATTGGAGCTGCGTTTAAACCAATGGCCTCGAAAATAGATATTTACAAATCATACGGTGTTGCTTTTGATTTAGGAGCACATTTTTATAATCCCGACTACAATACAATGGTTTCCTTAGTTTTCAAAAATATAGGAAAACAAATAAGACCATTTTACGATAATCACATAGAGGACTTGCCATATGATATACAATTTGGAATTAGCACAAAGCTTAAGCACGCCCCATTTAGGTTCTCATTTGTTTTTCATAGTTTAGACCAACCCAGCCTAATTTACAGCAACAATAATGTCAGCGAACCGAACAATACAAACCTCAAACCCGAAGAAATAGAGAAGGACTATGTTCACGACAGGTTAGAAAATATTCTTAGACACACAATTTTTGGGTTCGAGCTTATACCAACCAAATCGTTTTATTTGCAATTAGGATGTAATTTTCAACAACGTAGTGAACTTAAAACAATAAACAAAAAAGGGTTAGCCGGGATTTCACTTGGAATAGGCATTAGAGCAAAAAAAATTAACATCAGCTATGCTCGTCAACAGTTCCACCTTTCTCAAGCTTCTAACCACATATCACTACAAACTAATTTATATAACTTTTTCAAATAATTTATTGCCGTCAATCGAATGACTGAATAGTGATTAGTTCCAAATAAAAAGAGACAGTGCAGAAGCCTGTCTCTTTTTTTAGGTAGCGGGGGTAGGACTCGAACCTACGACCTCCGGGTTATGAGCCCGACGAGCTACCAACTGCTCTACCCCGCACTATTGGAGTGCAAATATAGCAAAAAAATAGATAATAAACTATCAAATCAAATATTATTTCATAGCTACTTTTTGACATATAGTCACATGTGGCTATATGTCAATGCTTTATTGGAACATATTCAAAATAAAAACCTATCCGTTTTTAAAAAACGTATGATTTTGCCTCAAAAACTTTTATAATTTTCATAAATTTCGTTTCTTTGCAGAGTGAAATTGAAAAATGAATATTAACTTAAAATTAAGGTTATGTCAGACATTGGATCAAGAGTAAAAAGTATCATCGTTGACAAATTAGGTGTTGACGAAAGCGAGGTAACACCAACAGCTAGCTTCACAAACGATTTGGGAGCAGATTCACTTGATACTGTAGAATTAATTATGGAATTTGAAAAGGAATTCAACATTGCAATTCCAGACGATCAAGCAGAAAAAATTGGAACAGTTGGCGATGCTATTTCATACATCGAGAAAAACGCCAAGTAAAAACTTGAAAAACATTAAACACTAATTTCAGCACCATGAAAACCAGACGCGTAGTAGTAACAGGAATTGGAGCAATTGCGCCATTAGGCAACACTGCCGAAGAAACTTGGAAAAATATGGTCAATGGGGTAAGCGGTAGCGCACCAATTACTCGTTTTGATGCTTCAAAATTCAAAACCCAGTTTGCTTGCGAGGTTAAAGATTTTGATCCTAGCAACTATTTCGATAGAAAAGAGGCTAGAAAATATGATCTATACACCATGTTTGCATTTATATCTGCTGCCGAAGCGG
This genomic interval from Bacteroidales bacterium contains the following:
- a CDS encoding flippase-like domain-containing protein — encoded protein: MSSSKVIYPIIIGVGVVLYLFWKEFDINAFSVLTFTAKTAFWLFVAICCMAFRDIGYMIRLRILTDGRLTWLQIFRVIMLWEFTSAITPSAVGGTSVAILYVHKEGISVGKSSAVVMATSFLDELYFILIFPLLVLFLDSQVLFLAQETGLNFRNEFLLFAIIGYSLKLAYLILLSYGLFFNPRGLKWLLLQIFRLPVLRRWRQGANKAGTEIITSSKELIRKPFGWWLRAFAATFFSWTSRYWVVNAMLLAFFTVKDHMLIFARQLVMWIMMLVSPTPGGSGFAEYIFTRYLSDVIPVDPTLIGPVIIAMALLWRVITYYPYLFIGAIIFPRWIKTKFKRNKD
- a CDS encoding 1-deoxy-D-xylulose-5-phosphate synthase yields the protein MNLLQGINNPDDLKKLPIDKLSAVCDELRQFIIEQVSTNPGHFGASLGTVELSVALHYVYNTPYDRIVWDVGHQAYGHKILTGRRDLFCTNRKKDGISGFPRRDESEYDAFGAGHASTSISAALGMAVAARHLGEHDRNIVAIIGDGALTGGMAIEGLNNAGAQNTNLLVILNDNDISIDPSVGAFKEYLIDIATSKTYNRLKEEVWHLLGKFDKLAPKTRDIIQKVDAGVKSILLKQSNFFEAMNFRYFGPVDGHNVEHLVAIMEDLKTISGPKLLHIKTVKGKGFPNAEKNQTIWHAPGLFDKVTGERISTKKDYPTPPRYQDVFGETLLELAKENNKIVGITPAMPTGCSLCIMMEAMPDRSFDVGIAEQHAVTFSAGLAAEGLIPFCNIYSTFMQRAYDQVIHDIALQNLQVVLCLDRGGLVGEDGATHHGAFDLAYFRSIPNLTIAAPMNEFELRNLMYTAQLPNGKPFVIRYPRGNGVNINWENKLEELPIGKGNILVKGEKIAILSIGHPGNFVSEAIKQVNEENIFPSHYNMLFLKPIDQELLHHAFQNHKTIITVEDGTIIGGLGSAVLEFMADNNYNAKVIRLGIPDRFIQHGTPQELHQECGFDTNGIIKTIKANFADS
- a CDS encoding DMT family transporter; amino-acid sequence: MNKKNLLAYAAVTTAMILWALSFVWYKEAFENKFSPISVIFLRLTIATILFIIISIVFKRQKVARKHYKLFFILAFFEPFLYFMAEAHGLKHVSATVASVIIALIPLITPFAAYLFLKQKLKPSHLIGLIVSFVGVGMVVFAGSGDVSASPLGISLMFVAVISALGYSITLVKLLENYNTMTIMVYQNIIAWFLFLPFFLLSDVNTVRNIPFTFESYYPILKLGIFASVVAFALFVYSLNRIGITIANMFTYLIPALTALFAFVILDENIYLQSIIGIFIVICGLVIPHIYTSIRKNRNN
- the porQ gene encoding type IX secretion system protein PorQ, which encodes MKTKIYLSLILLLSAITLSAQSRYIGIYKFYDLPQSARIAGLGGNSIAIPDYDINFATVNPSALKDTMSNLFSINTALYLAKIKYGSLTWGYSLKDMGNLGISIQYLNYGSFDRMDDFGYNLGTYRGNDYYFNLIWSKELFKHIHIGAAFKPMASKIDIYKSYGVAFDLGAHFYNPDYNTMVSLVFKNIGKQIRPFYDNHIEDLPYDIQFGISTKLKHAPFRFSFVFHSLDQPSLIYSNNNVSEPNNTNLKPEEIEKDYVHDRLENILRHTIFGFELIPTKSFYLQLGCNFQQRSELKTINKKGLAGISLGIGIRAKKINISYARQQFHLSQASNHISLQTNLYNFFK
- a CDS encoding acyl carrier protein, with protein sequence MSDIGSRVKSIIVDKLGVDESEVTPTASFTNDLGADSLDTVELIMEFEKEFNIAIPDDQAEKIGTVGDAISYIEKNAK
- a CDS encoding beta-ketoacyl-[acyl-carrier-protein] synthase II, giving the protein MKTRRVVVTGIGAIAPLGNTAEETWKNMVNGVSGSAPITRFDASKFKTQFACEVKDFDPSNYFDRKEARKYDLYTMFAFISAAEA